A stretch of Miscanthus floridulus cultivar M001 chromosome 13, ASM1932011v1, whole genome shotgun sequence DNA encodes these proteins:
- the LOC136500515 gene encoding 2-methylene-furan-3-one reductase-like codes for MQAFFSSSIPVTSYSRSSLFLPQPPQAPVKLVLPSSAPRGSAAAAARRTASEAAGRSGRCVAASASSSPATAAVATEVPGVMKAWVYDAYGDASVLKLNEAAAVPAVAEDQVLVKVVAAALNPVDAKRRAGKFQATDSPLPTVPGYDVAGVVVKVGSQVKKLKEGDEVYGMISEKPLEGPKQSGSLAEYTAVEEKLLALKPKGLDFAQAASLPLAVQTANEGLERAGLSSGKSVLVLGGAGGVGSLAIQIAKHVYGASKVAATASTKKIELLKSLGADVAIDYTKDNFEELPDKYDVVLDAVGQGDKAVKVVTEGGSVVVLTGAVSPPGFRFVVTSNGAILEKLNPYLESGKVKPLIDPEGPFAFSQVVEAFSYLETGRATGKVVISPIP; via the exons ATGCAGGCGTTCTTCTCTTCGTCGATCCCGGTCACTTCCTACTCGAGGTCGTCCTTATTCCTGCCGCAGCCGCCTCAGGCTCCCGTGAAGCTCGTCCTCCCGTCGTCGGCGCCGAggggcagcgccgccgccgccgctaggagAACAGCTTCGGAGGCTGCTGGCCGGTCGGGGCGGTGCGTGGCGGCGTCCGCGTCCTCGTCCCCGGCCACGGCTGCGGTGGCGACGGAGGTGCCCGGGGTGATGAAGGCCTGGGTGTACGACGCGTACGGGGACGCCAGCGTGCTCAAGCTCAACGAGGCCGCGGCTGTGCCGGCCGTGGCCGAGGACCAGGTGCTCGTCAAGGTCGTCGCCGCGGCGCTCAACCCCGTCGATGCCAAGCGGCGGGCCGGCAAGTTCCAGGCCACCGACTCACCTCTCCCG ACCGTGCCGGGGTACGACGTGGCCGGCGTGGTCGTCAAGGTGGGCAGCCAGGTGAAGAAGTTGAAAGAAGGCGACGAGGTGTACGGCATGATCAGCGAGAAGCCGCTGGAGGGGCCGAAGCAGTCCGGCTCGCTGGCGGAGTACACCGCCGTCGAGGAGAAGCTGCTGGCGCTCAAGCCCAAGGGCCTCGACTTCGCGCAGGCCGCCAGCCTGCCGCTCGCCGTCCAGACCGCCAACGAGGGCCTGGAGAGGGCGGGACTGTCCTCCGGCAAGTCCGTCCTCGTCCTCGGTGGCGCCGGCGGTGTCGGCTCCCTTGCAATCCAG ATAGCGAAGCATGTGTACGGCGCGTCCAAGGTGGCTGCGACGGCCAGCACCAAGAAGATCGAGCTGCTCAAGAGCCTGGGTGCCGATGTCGCCATCGACTACACTAAGGACAACTTCGAAGAGCTGCCGGACAAATACGATGTTGTCTTGGACGCAGTCG GTCAGGGTGACAAGGCTGTCAAGGTAGTGACGGAAGGCGGCAGCGTGGTGGTCCTCACCGGCGCCGTCAGCCCTCCAGGGTTCCGGTTCGTCGTCACCTCCAACGGCGCCATCTTGGAGAAGCTCAACCCGTACCTCGAGTCAGGCAAGGTGAAGCCGCTCATCGACCCGGAGGGGCCGTTCGCCTTCTCCCAGGTTGTGGAGGCTTTCTCCTACCTTGAGACCGGGAGAGCAACCGGCAAAGTAGTCATCTCTCCCATCCCCTGA